The Desulfurellaceae bacterium genome contains a region encoding:
- a CDS encoding tetratricopeptide repeat protein: MPSIEELYDQAYDLLCDGEADGAIKAYQAVLDIDPDYVDAVHDLAHAYADKDMLDEAIETAKRLIALTPDDAMGFTILSRFYQQKGMIPEAEAEAAKARVLDWKRELQEKKLGQG, encoded by the coding sequence GCCTACGACCTGCTGTGCGACGGCGAAGCGGACGGAGCGATCAAAGCCTATCAGGCGGTCCTCGACATTGATCCCGATTACGTCGACGCCGTCCACGATCTGGCCCATGCGTATGCCGACAAGGACATGCTCGACGAGGCGATTGAGACGGCCAAACGGCTGATCGCCCTGACCCCGGATGATGCCATGGGTTTTACCATTCTGTCTCGCTTCTATCAGCAGAAGGGCATGATTCCCGAGGCAGAGGCCGAGGCCGCCAAGGCTCGCGTGCTGGACTGGAAGCGGGAGCTGCAAGAGAAAAAGCTGGGCCAGG